The window GCAAAGTAAATATATTCCATTGAACAAATAGACATCGTTGTCTCGTTTGTATATTTTTCAATACGGTAACCTGCATCGTCAATAATCACAATTTCTCCTGGCATTACTTGGCGCACAAATTTAGCACCAACAACATCTAATGCACAAGTTTCACTAGCTAAAATATAGGCTCCATTTTGCATTTGACCAATTGAAAGGGGACGAAAACCATTGGGATCTAATGCGCCAATCATGGCATCTTCCGTTAAAAGTAAATAAGCAAATCCACCTTTAACAATATTCAAGCTCTCTTTTAACTTTTCTAAAAAGGTTTCTTCTTTACTACGACGAATCAGATGCATTAAAACTTCCGTATCAGAATTTGAGTGAAAAATCGCACCTTCACGTTCCAATTCAAAACGTAAGCTTTTAGCATTAATTAAATTTCCATTATGAGCCAAAGCTACTTCGCTATCATAGAACTTAAATAAGAACGGTTGGATGTTATTAATTCCACCACTACCAGATGTTCCGTAACGCACATGACCAATTGCTGCATTGCCTTTTAAACGCTCTAGCTCAGCTTCATCTTTAAAAACTTCAGCAATCAAACCAACATTCCGATGACCTTTTAATTTCCCTTTGTTATTTGCAACAATTCCAGCACCTTCTTGACCACGATGTTGCAAACTATGCAAACCAAAATAGCTTAATCGAGCTGCATCATGATGTCCCCAGACACCAAAAACACCACATTCTTCATTTAAACTTTTTACTTCAGTAGGCATGGAATCGCATCCTCCCATAGTTGTTTCAACTCAGAAACCGTTGCTTCAATTTTGTCATTTTCAGCTTGAATCGTTAATTTCCCATCAGCTGTTACGGTCCCAACTTGACTAGCATCTTCACCAAATAACTCACTAAATGCAGCAACATTCTCTGGTTTCACAGAAATAACATAACGTGATTGTGTTTCACTAAATAACCAATTAACTGGTAAATCAACTGAAATAGTCAATCCTAGATTCGTAGCTGTCCCACCAAATGCTGATTCAGCTAAAGCTACTGCCAATCCACCTTCTGATGTATCATGGGCACTAGCGACTAACCCACCTTGAATCGCTGCCAAAACTTTGTCTTGTCGAGCTTTCTCAACGGCTAAATCAAAGTCCATTAGCTGACCTTCAATTTTACCTATTTCTAATTTTTGTAATTCTGAACCATTAAAATCTGCTGCTGTCGTTCCAACAATAAAAATAACATCTCCATCATTTTTAAAGTCTTGCGTAGTTACATCCTTTAAATTCTGAATTAAACCAACCATCCCAATCATTGGTGTTGGATAAATCGCTTGACTATTAAATTCATTGTACATCGAAACATTTCCAGAAATAACTGGAGTATCAAGTGTTGTACAAGCTGCTGCAATTCCATCTGCTGAAGTCCATAATTCCCAGAATATTTCTGGTTTATCAGGATTTCCATAATTTAAACAATCGGTAATTGCCAATGGTTTTCCACCACTACAAACAATGTTACGTGCCGCTTCTGCGACTGCAATTTGCCCACCAATTTCTGGGTTTAAATACAAGTAACGTGCATTACAATCCGTTGTTAAAGCCAAGGCTTTCTCCGTTCCACGAATACGAACAACCGCTGCATCACTTCCTGGTCCAACAACTGTACTTGTTCGTACCATTGAATCATATTTTTCAAAGATTGAACGTTTTGAAGCAATTGTAGGTTGTTGTACTAATTTTTCTAGTGTTTCAGTTGGATTGGTAGCAGTTGGAATATAATCGGCCATCTCTGCAAATTCTTTCACTCGAGCTGGTTCTTTGTAAGGTTTATAATAAGTTGGAGCATCCTCTGCTAGTGCATCTACAGGTAAATCTGCAACTAACTTTCCTTCGTGATATAAACGGTACATACCATCATCTGTCACATGTCCAATTGTAACGGCCTCTAATTCATAGCGGTCAAACAATTCTTTGACACGTTCCTCAGAGCCTTTCTCTACACAAATCAACATCCGCTCTTGCGATTCAGAAAGCATCATTTCATAGGGAGTCATTTCCGTTTCTCGCTGTGGCACATCATCTAAATTCAAGATTAAGCCACTGCCTGCTTTAGAAGCCATTTCTGAACTTGAAGAAACCAAACCAGCTGCTCCCATATCTTGAATTCCAATTAGAATATCTTGATAATCATAAATCAATTCTAAACAAGCTTCTAATAATAATTTTTCCATGAAAGGATCTCCAACTTGAACTGCAGAACGTTGTGTTTCCTCTTCATCGCTAAATTCTTCTGATGCAAATGTTGCTC is drawn from Carnobacterium gallinarum DSM 4847 and contains these coding sequences:
- the purF gene encoding amidophosphoribosyltransferase gives rise to the protein MPTEVKSLNEECGVFGVWGHHDAARLSYFGLHSLQHRGQEGAGIVANNKGKLKGHRNVGLIAEVFKDEAELERLKGNAAIGHVRYGTSGSGGINNIQPFLFKFYDSEVALAHNGNLINAKSLRFELEREGAIFHSNSDTEVLMHLIRRSKEETFLEKLKESLNIVKGGFAYLLLTEDAMIGALDPNGFRPLSIGQMQNGAYILASETCALDVVGAKFVRQVMPGEIVIIDDAGYRIEKYTNETTMSICSMEYIYFARPDSDIAGVNVHTARKNMGRRLAVEAPVDADIVIGVPNSSLSAASGYAEMSGIPYEMGLVKNQYVARTFIQPTQELREQGVRMKLSAVRGVVEGKKVVMVDDSIVRGTTSRRIVDLLREAGASEVHVRIGSPPLRYPCFYGIDIQTREELIAANHSVKEIESLIGADSLAYLSEDGLIESIGLNYDAPYSGLCMAYFNGDFPTDLYDYEADYLKSLEETQEQK
- the purL gene encoding phosphoribosylformylglycinamidine synthase subunit PurL — translated: MTKLVHEPTPEEIKERKIYQQWGLTDEEYYMITDCILKRLPNYTETGLFSVMWSEHCSYKNSKPVLKKFPTSGPQVLQGPGEGAGIVDIGDNQAVVFKAESHNHPSAVEPYEGAATGVGGIIRDIFSMGARPIAILDSLRFGELDNQRTKYLLEEVVAGIAGYGNCIGIPTVGGEIAFDPCYAGNPLVNAMCVGLIDHKDIQKGQAKGVGNSIMYVGAKTGRDGIHGATFASEEFSDEEETQRSAVQVGDPFMEKLLLEACLELIYDYQDILIGIQDMGAAGLVSSSSEMASKAGSGLILNLDDVPQRETEMTPYEMMLSESQERMLICVEKGSEERVKELFDRYELEAVTIGHVTDDGMYRLYHEGKLVADLPVDALAEDAPTYYKPYKEPARVKEFAEMADYIPTATNPTETLEKLVQQPTIASKRSIFEKYDSMVRTSTVVGPGSDAAVVRIRGTEKALALTTDCNARYLYLNPEIGGQIAVAEAARNIVCSGGKPLAITDCLNYGNPDKPEIFWELWTSADGIAAACTTLDTPVISGNVSMYNEFNSQAIYPTPMIGMVGLIQNLKDVTTQDFKNDGDVIFIVGTTAADFNGSELQKLEIGKIEGQLMDFDLAVEKARQDKVLAAIQGGLVASAHDTSEGGLAVALAESAFGGTATNLGLTISVDLPVNWLFSETQSRYVISVKPENVAAFSELFGEDASQVGTVTADGKLTIQAENDKIEATVSELKQLWEDAIPCLLK